AAGGGGTGATCGGGTGAAGGCGGTCGTCATGGCGGGCGGGGAGGGCACTCGGCTGCGTCCCATGACCGCCAACCAGCCCAAACCCCTGCTTCCCGTGGCCAACCGTCCGATCATGGAGCACGTGCTGCGCCTGCTCAAGCGGCACGGCGTCACCGAGACGGTGGTGACGCTCCAGTTCCTGGCGGCGCTCGTGCGCAACTACTTCGGTGACGGCGACGAACTCGGCATGAGCCTCCAGTACGCCACCGAGGACGTCCCGCTCGGCACCGCCGGCAGCGTCAAGAACGCCGCCGACCGGCTGCGCGACGACCGCTTTCTGGTGATCTCCGGAGACGCCCTCACGGATATTGATTTATCCGACATGATCCGTTTTCACCGGGAAAATGGGGCCCTTGTCACGATCGGCCTCAAACGCGTCCCGAACCCGCTCGAATTCGGGATCATCATCGTCGACGACGAGGGCCGCGTGCAGCGCTTCCTGGAGAAACCCACCTGGGGCCAGGTCTTCTCCGACACCGTCAACACCGGCATCTACGTCATGGAGCCCGAGGTCCTCGACGCGGTCGCGCCCGGCGAGCCCGTCGACTGGTCCTCGGACGTCTTCCCCGCCCTCCTGGAGCGCGGCGCCGCCATCTACGGCTACGTCGCCGACGGCTACTGGGAGGACGTCGGCACTCACGACAGCTACCTCAAGGCCCAGGTCGACGCCCTGTCCGGCAAGGTCGAGCTGGACATCGGCGGCTTCGAGCTCTCCCCGGGCGTCTGGGTGGCCGACTCGGCCTCGGTGGACCCCGACGCCGTGCTCAAGGGCCCGCTGCTCATCGGCGACTACGCCAAGGTCGAGGCGGGGGCCGAGCTGCGCGAGTACACCGTGCTCGGCAACAACGCGGTCGTGCGGGAGGGAGCCTTCCTGCACCGCGCGGTCGTCCACGACAACGTCTACCTCGGCCCCGGCGCCCACCTGCGCGGCTGCGTCATCGGCAAGAGCACCGACGTGATGGCCGGCGCCCGCATCGAGGAGAACGCGATCATCGGCGACGAGTGTGTCATCGAGGCGGAGGCGTACGTCTCCAGCGGCGTCAAGGTCTACCCGTTCAAGACCATCGAGGCGGGCGCGGTCGTCAACACCAGCGTCATCTGGGAGTCGCGCGGCCAGCGCAACCTGTTCGGGCCCCGGGGCGTCAGCGGCCTGGTCAACGTCGAGATCACGGCCGAGCTGTGCGTCCGCCTGGCCAGTGCGTACGCCACCACCCTGCGCAAGGGCGAGTACGTCGTCACCTCCCGCGACTGCTCCCTGGCCGCCAGGGCGCTCAAGCGGGCCGTCATCGGCGCGCTCACCGCGGGCGCCATCAACGTCCTGGACCTGGAGGCCGCCCCGCTGCCCGTCACGCGCTTCCACACCGCGCGCGAGTCGTCCGCCGGCGGCATCGCGCTGCGCACCACCCCGGGCGACCCGCAGAGCGTGGACATCGTCATCATGGACGACCGCGGCGCCGACCTGCCGCCGGCCGCCCAGCGCAAGCTGGAGCGGGTCTTCTCCCGCCAGGAGTTCCGCCGCGCGTTCCCCGGCGAGATCGCCGAGCTGGCCTACCCGGCCAGGGCCTTCGAGGACTACACCCACGAGCTGCTGCGCAACGTCGGCGTGGCCGGCGTGCGGGACATGAAGGTCGTCGTGGACTGCGCGGGCGGCACCTCCTCGCTGGTGCTGCCCACCCTGCTCGGCCGGGTCGGCGTCGAGGTGCTCACCGTCAACGCCCGCCTGGACGACGTCTCGCCCACCGAGACGCTGGCCGAGCGCCGCCGCGACCTGCAACGCCTCTCGGAGCTGGTCAGCAGCTCCCGGGCGGCCTTCGGCGTGCGGTTCGACCCGGTCGGCGAGCGCATCGCCCTGGTGGACGAGAAGGGCCAGCTCATCAGCGAGGAACGGGCCCTGCTCGTGGTGCTCGACCTGGTCGCCGCCGAGCGCAGGGGCGGGCAGGTGGCGCTGCCGGTCACCACGACCCGCGTCGCCGAGCAGGTGTGCCGCTTCCACGGGGTGCAGGTGCAGTGGACCTCCACCGCCCAGGACGCCCTCACCTCGGCCGCCGCCGGACCAGACATGATCTTCGCGGCCGACGGGCGGGGC
The nucleotide sequence above comes from Nonomuraea gerenzanensis. Encoded proteins:
- a CDS encoding mannose-1-phosphate guanyltransferase, with product MKAVVMAGGEGTRLRPMTANQPKPLLPVANRPIMEHVLRLLKRHGVTETVVTLQFLAALVRNYFGDGDELGMSLQYATEDVPLGTAGSVKNAADRLRDDRFLVISGDALTDIDLSDMIRFHRENGALVTIGLKRVPNPLEFGIIIVDDEGRVQRFLEKPTWGQVFSDTVNTGIYVMEPEVLDAVAPGEPVDWSSDVFPALLERGAAIYGYVADGYWEDVGTHDSYLKAQVDALSGKVELDIGGFELSPGVWVADSASVDPDAVLKGPLLIGDYAKVEAGAELREYTVLGNNAVVREGAFLHRAVVHDNVYLGPGAHLRGCVIGKSTDVMAGARIEENAIIGDECVIEAEAYVSSGVKVYPFKTIEAGAVVNTSVIWESRGQRNLFGPRGVSGLVNVEITAELCVRLASAYATTLRKGEYVVTSRDCSLAARALKRAVIGALTAGAINVLDLEAAPLPVTRFHTARESSAGGIALRTTPGDPQSVDIVIMDDRGADLPPAAQRKLERVFSRQEFRRAFPGEIAELAYPARAFEDYTHELLRNVGVAGVRDMKVVVDCAGGTSSLVLPTLLGRVGVEVLTVNARLDDVSPTETLAERRRDLQRLSELVSSSRAAFGVRFDPVGERIALVDEKGQLISEERALLVVLDLVAAERRGGQVALPVTTTRVAEQVCRFHGVQVQWTSTAQDALTSAAAGPDMIFAADGRGGFVVPEFSPAIDGMAAFIRLLGLVARTRLSLSQIDARIPEVKLLKRTVPTPWAAKGAVMRSVIEAAEAEVQSGEQGHRIDTTDGVRVTRGDGSWVLVLPAAAEPVTDLWAEAGDMDAAQALIERWARIVELAVG